The following coding sequences lie in one Lolium perenne isolate Kyuss_39 chromosome 2, Kyuss_2.0, whole genome shotgun sequence genomic window:
- the LOC127330781 gene encoding auxin-induced protein 15A-like, with translation MAKCNRIRDIVWLRQTLRQWRSRAAARAAAVVPAGHVAVCVGGASRRFVVRATDLNHPVFRELLRQAEEEFGFPSSPGPVALPCCDEDRFLDVLRRVSSDDERFIRRSFGCRVPRDAAARPLLQGKLVW, from the coding sequence ATGGCCAAATGCAACAGGATCCGCGACATCGTCTGGCTCAGGCAGACGCTGCGGCAGTGGCGGTCACGCGCCGCGGcccgagcggcggcggtggtgccgGCGGGCCACGTGGCCGTGTGCGTGGGCGGCGCGTCGCGGCGGTTCGTGGTGCGGGCGACGGACCTGAACCACCCCGTGTTCCGGGAGCTGCTGAGGCAGGCGGAGGAGGAGTTTGGCTTCCCGTCGTCACCAGGTCCCGTCGCGCTTCCATGCTGCGACGAGGACCGCTTCCTGGACGTCCTCCGACGCGTCTCCTCCGACGACGAACGCTTCATCCGCCGTTCGTTCGGCTGCCGCGTGCCCCGCGACGCCGCCGCGCGGCCGTTGCTCCAGGGGAAACTCGTATGGTGA